Proteins encoded in a region of the Deltaproteobacteria bacterium genome:
- a CDS encoding response regulator — translation MKELKYDVRRGADTYRMIYHSRLKSWILRDIIKRDEALVWRSGLSGWRRPEDLPELKPYFEQREAAHLQREDFEESSLPFPKKEIENILIVDDEEDLCWLLSTSLKNRGYSVATANTIGEAVACLREPPDLIFLDLKLPDGDGMDVLPEIQSMSPDAVVVIISAYGSEERRLDAKKKGIHSFIDKPLSEEKIMNAIGQFSGGGEN, via the coding sequence ATGAAAGAGCTCAAATATGACGTCAGACGAGGGGCCGATACCTACCGGATGATCTATCACTCGAGGCTCAAGAGCTGGATTCTGAGAGACATCATCAAACGGGACGAGGCGCTCGTCTGGCGCAGTGGGCTATCGGGATGGCGCAGGCCCGAGGATCTTCCAGAGCTGAAGCCCTATTTTGAGCAGCGGGAAGCGGCGCACCTGCAAAGAGAGGATTTTGAGGAATCATCTCTTCCTTTTCCCAAAAAGGAGATAGAGAATATCCTGATCGTGGATGACGAAGAAGACCTGTGCTGGCTCCTTTCCACTTCCCTGAAAAACAGGGGATACAGCGTGGCCACGGCCAACACCATCGGTGAGGCCGTGGCCTGCCTGAGGGAACCCCCGGATCTGATATTCCTCGACCTGAAACTCCCTGACGGCGACGGCATGGATGTCCTTCCTGAGATCCAGTCAATGAGCCCGGATGCGGTCGTTGTGATTATTTCTGCCTACGGGAGCGAGGAGAGGAGGCTGGACGCAAAGAAAAAGGGCATACACAGTTTTATCGACAAGCCATTGAGTGAGGAAAAGATTATGAATGCCATTGGGCAGTTTTCCGGCGGAGGTGAAAATTGA
- a CDS encoding response regulator has product MPKNAEYAILIVDDDADFRGNLSGILRKEGYVPVIAATGRDALKCAEENEVAVALIDLKLGDMSGLDVLKGIKERSPATEGIFVTGYASQSSAIDAVNLHAYRYVEKPFDAGKLLGVIRRAVEKRELASALQESEERYRTLFEGSRDAIFITSKGNGFIEFNQASLDLLGYARAELMHMRADEVFLDPNDFNEIRRDILDMGYVKDLETRFRRRDGEGVTCLISSTGRLAPDGSVREYQTIVKNISRQKHDQQRLEKILEMLRGNLNGVIKLVVQVVEKKDPYTAGHQRRVTELARTIAQEMNLPGTQIDAIRMAGSIHDIGKISVPAEILNKPGHLSEIEMSLLKAHSRIGYDILKEIDWSYPIPEIVLQHHERMDHSGYPQGLSGEDILIEARILGVADVVESMNSFRPYRPALGVEVALEE; this is encoded by the coding sequence ATGCCTAAGAACGCAGAATATGCCATCCTTATTGTCGATGACGACGCCGATTTCAGGGGGAACCTCTCCGGAATACTCAGAAAAGAGGGGTATGTGCCCGTGATCGCCGCGACCGGAAGGGATGCCTTGAAGTGTGCCGAGGAGAACGAGGTCGCGGTTGCACTCATAGACCTGAAACTGGGGGACATGTCCGGCCTCGACGTGCTGAAGGGGATCAAGGAGCGTTCCCCCGCGACAGAAGGCATCTTTGTGACCGGATATGCGTCCCAGTCCTCGGCGATCGACGCAGTCAATCTCCATGCGTACCGGTATGTGGAGAAGCCTTTCGATGCAGGAAAACTGCTCGGGGTGATTCGCAGGGCCGTTGAAAAGCGGGAACTGGCCAGCGCCCTTCAGGAAAGCGAGGAGCGCTATCGGACCCTTTTCGAGGGTTCCAGAGACGCCATCTTCATTACCTCCAAGGGCAATGGATTCATTGAGTTTAACCAAGCATCACTGGATCTTCTGGGGTATGCCAGGGCAGAGCTGATGCACATGAGGGCCGACGAAGTATTCCTTGACCCCAATGATTTCAATGAGATCAGACGGGACATCCTGGACATGGGGTATGTCAAGGACCTTGAAACCCGATTTCGCCGGCGGGACGGGGAAGGGGTGACATGCCTGATCAGCTCGACCGGCCGGTTGGCCCCTGACGGCAGCGTCCGGGAGTATCAGACAATTGTCAAAAATATTTCCAGACAGAAGCATGACCAGCAGAGGCTGGAAAAGATCCTGGAGATGTTGCGGGGGAATCTCAATGGCGTCATCAAGCTCGTGGTGCAGGTGGTTGAAAAGAAGGACCCCTATACGGCCGGCCATCAACGGCGCGTCACCGAACTGGCCCGCACCATCGCCCAGGAGATGAACCTTCCAGGGACTCAGATCGATGCCATCCGTATGGCGGGCAGTATTCACGACATCGGCAAGATCTCTGTTCCGGCTGAGATCCTCAACAAGCCGGGTCATCTGTCAGAAATAGAGATGTCTCTCCTGAAGGCCCACTCCCGTATCGGCTACGACATTCTGAAAGAGATAGACTGGTCTTATCCGATCCCGGAGATTGTGCTGCAGCATCATGAACGGATGGATCATTCCGGCTATCCCCAGGGATTGTCCGGTGAAGATATCCTCATTGAGGCAAGGATCCTGGGCGTGGCCGATGTGGTGGAAAGCATGAATTCCTTCCGGCCCTACCGACCGGCCCTGGGCGTCGAGGTGGCGCTGGAAGAA
- a CDS encoding gas vesicle protein, with translation MRRTEEKMGMGMGEIVKRARVELNVLTGLDISSTIRVEKGGDGWLVALEVVEKHSIPEGMDILAVYETRLDEEGTMLDFRRTGMRRRIDTEGIES, from the coding sequence ATGCGCAGAACGGAGGAGAAAATGGGCATGGGGATGGGAGAAATTGTGAAGAGAGCACGGGTTGAGTTGAATGTACTTACTGGTCTGGATATCTCATCTACGATCCGGGTGGAAAAGGGAGGAGATGGGTGGCTGGTGGCCCTGGAGGTGGTGGAAAAGCATTCCATACCTGAAGGGATGGACATATTGGCCGTTTATGAGACCCGGTTAGATGAAGAAGGGACTATGCTGGACTTCCGGCGGACCGGCATGCGAAGGCGGATTGATACTGAGGGGATTGAGAGTTAG
- a CDS encoding GvpL/GvpF family gas vesicle protein → MPTHGTYLYGFIGADRLQSFGPIGIEGVEVSAVPYRDVAAVISALPPMAFDAMPKETLLRYLTVYQSVLETVLKTQQIIPVKFGTVLEGGASIQIALEQGHDQVLAALREMENRIELDIVALWPDLAPVLAEIGEAEEIKAQKKDASPTSEAERFDLRVKVGRRVKALLDQKREAYRHEIMDAILPQTEAHHVHPLMDDSMIMNVAALVRKDHAVSLEARIAQLDQQYEDRINFRIIGPLPPYSFRTLEIRHVDYVLLNGARKTLELEERTTIAAIRDAYWKLTKKFHPDRCPGDANGHKHFEKINAAYKLVNDYCAENGCSFREKDVRKWMRVQPVEDQGPRSETP, encoded by the coding sequence ATGCCCACACACGGAACATACCTCTACGGCTTTATCGGTGCAGATCGGCTGCAGAGCTTCGGCCCCATAGGGATCGAAGGGGTAGAGGTCTCCGCCGTCCCTTACCGGGATGTTGCCGCAGTGATCAGCGCCCTTCCCCCTATGGCGTTTGATGCCATGCCCAAGGAAACCCTTCTGAGATATCTGACGGTATACCAGTCGGTCCTCGAAACTGTCTTAAAAACCCAGCAGATCATTCCTGTCAAATTTGGAACCGTCTTGGAGGGGGGGGCTTCGATCCAGATCGCCCTTGAGCAGGGACATGACCAGGTCCTTGCCGCGCTCAGGGAGATGGAAAACAGGATCGAACTGGACATCGTTGCCCTCTGGCCGGACCTGGCTCCTGTCCTGGCCGAGATAGGAGAAGCCGAGGAGATCAAGGCACAGAAAAAGGATGCATCTCCGACATCGGAAGCTGAACGGTTTGATCTAAGGGTGAAGGTCGGAAGGCGCGTCAAGGCCTTGCTGGACCAGAAGAGAGAGGCGTACCGTCATGAGATCATGGATGCGATTCTGCCTCAGACGGAAGCACATCATGTTCACCCCCTGATGGACGATTCCATGATCATGAATGTGGCTGCCTTAGTACGGAAAGACCACGCGGTTTCACTGGAAGCCCGTATCGCCCAACTGGATCAGCAATATGAGGACCGGATCAATTTCCGAATCATCGGTCCCCTTCCGCCATACAGCTTTCGAACCCTGGAGATCAGGCATGTGGATTATGTTCTGTTAAATGGGGCAAGAAAAACGCTTGAACTTGAAGAGAGAACAACCATTGCCGCAATCCGTGACGCCTATTGGAAGCTGACCAAGAAATTCCATCCAGACAGGTGTCCGGGAGACGCGAATGGGCACAAGCATTTTGAAAAGATCAATGCGGCATACAAACTGGTGAACGACTATTGCGCTGAAAACGGCTGCTCCTTCAGGGAAAAGGATGTCAGAAAGTGGATGAGGGTGCAGCCGGTGGAAGACCAGGGTCCGCGGTCCGAAACCCCTTGA
- a CDS encoding gas vesicle protein, whose translation MMALEPSRESGAGLADVIDRILDKGLVINADIAVSVAGVELLGVKIRAALASFETAAKYGLEFPSGTDLQVPVWQEAVVPRETCPQCEKRVSVEDLMGTGCPWCGWVSARANDRERIIGQ comes from the coding sequence ATTATGGCATTGGAACCGTCGAGAGAAAGCGGAGCCGGATTAGCTGACGTTATTGACAGGATCCTTGACAAGGGCCTGGTGATCAACGCAGATATTGCGGTATCGGTGGCCGGGGTTGAGTTGTTAGGGGTGAAGATCCGGGCCGCCCTCGCAAGTTTTGAGACAGCCGCGAAATACGGGCTGGAGTTCCCCTCCGGGACAGACCTCCAAGTGCCGGTCTGGCAGGAGGCGGTAGTCCCTAGAGAAACCTGCCCGCAGTGTGAAAAGAGGGTCTCCGTGGAGGATCTTATGGGTACCGGCTGCCCCTGGTGCGGCTGGGTGAGCGCCAGGGCCAACGACCGTGAAAGGATCATTGGTCAATAG
- the dnaK gene encoding molecular chaperone DnaK → MTRAVGIDLGTTYSVAAIIENGRARVVKNAEGENLTPSVVAATARGDLLVGSVARRQAVSNPEQTVMSIKRHMGTDYRVSLNGRPYSPQEISAFILRKIKKDVETHTGEAVKRAVITVPAYFNDAQRQATKEAARMAGLEVMRIINEPTAASLAYGLDREHIQTILVWDLGGGTFDVSILELGDGMFHVKAVSGNTRLGGDDWDERLVAHFLGELRHEYGVDIGSDPVALQWLREASEKAKRELSYRRNSTVCLPFVKAGGQTRTFEARMDRTQFEELTADLRERLLGPTRQALADAGLTPDGIDRVVLVGGSTRMPSVRDLVEKTFRKKPFIRINPDEVVGIGAAVQAGVLMGEIDNVVLVDVTPLSLGIETEGGLFARIIPRNATIPTSASQIFTNAENNQTVMDFHILQGEREMAIDNISLGNFQLSDIPPLSRGKAQVEVMFEIDVNGMVKVSAEELHTEEKTGIKIDASFLLSEDEVEQAVREAEAHAEEDMKMREGAEINIRADGMIHGAELFLEEKEKKLATTSKRLIEGAVLNLKEALSEGESQVIAERTEQLRKMLERS, encoded by the coding sequence TTGACACGAGCGGTCGGCATAGACCTGGGGACTACATACTCAGTGGCTGCGATCATCGAGAACGGCCGGGCAAGGGTGGTGAAGAACGCCGAAGGCGAGAACCTGACCCCTTCGGTTGTCGCAGCGACTGCCCGGGGCGACCTGTTGGTCGGTTCGGTGGCAAGGCGCCAGGCCGTTTCGAATCCGGAACAGACCGTCATGTCCATCAAGCGGCACATGGGAACGGATTACAGGGTTTCTCTCAACGGGAGACCCTATTCGCCGCAGGAGATATCGGCCTTTATCCTGCGGAAGATAAAAAAAGATGTGGAAACCCATACCGGAGAAGCGGTGAAAAGGGCGGTCATAACGGTGCCTGCCTACTTTAATGATGCTCAGCGTCAGGCCACTAAAGAGGCCGCCCGCATGGCCGGTCTGGAGGTGATGCGAATCATCAATGAGCCTACTGCCGCGTCTTTGGCCTACGGGCTGGATCGCGAACATATCCAGACCATTCTCGTGTGGGACCTGGGCGGGGGAACCTTTGATGTGTCCATATTGGAACTCGGGGACGGAATGTTTCATGTGAAGGCCGTCAGCGGCAATACCCGATTGGGCGGAGATGACTGGGACGAAAGACTGGTGGCACATTTCCTCGGTGAGCTCAGACACGAATACGGAGTGGACATAGGATCAGACCCGGTGGCCCTTCAGTGGCTCAGGGAGGCGAGCGAGAAGGCCAAGCGGGAATTGTCATACAGAAGGAATTCGACGGTTTGTCTCCCTTTTGTAAAGGCTGGCGGCCAGACCCGGACCTTCGAGGCAAGGATGGATCGAACGCAGTTTGAAGAGCTGACGGCCGACTTGAGGGAAAGACTCCTGGGTCCGACACGGCAGGCCCTGGCCGATGCCGGATTGACGCCGGACGGAATTGACCGTGTGGTGCTGGTGGGCGGCTCTACCCGCATGCCTTCGGTGAGAGATCTGGTGGAAAAAACCTTCCGTAAAAAGCCGTTTATAAGGATAAACCCCGACGAAGTAGTGGGCATCGGGGCTGCGGTTCAGGCGGGCGTCCTGATGGGGGAGATCGATAACGTAGTACTGGTGGACGTGACGCCGCTATCATTGGGGATAGAAACCGAGGGGGGCCTTTTTGCCAGGATCATCCCCCGAAACGCCACTATCCCCACCTCTGCCAGTCAGATATTCACCAATGCGGAGAACAATCAAACCGTGATGGATTTTCATATCCTCCAGGGTGAGCGGGAGATGGCCATCGACAATATCAGCCTGGGAAATTTTCAGTTGAGCGATATTCCCCCCCTGTCCAGGGGAAAGGCCCAGGTAGAGGTAATGTTTGAAATCGATGTAAACGGAATGGTGAAGGTTTCTGCCGAGGAGCTTCATACTGAGGAAAAAACCGGCATAAAGATTGACGCCTCATTTCTCCTGTCCGAAGATGAGGTGGAACAGGCGGTCAGGGAAGCAGAGGCCCATGCTGAAGAGGACATGAAAATGCGGGAAGGGGCCGAGATCAATATCCGGGCCGACGGCATGATCCACGGGGCTGAACTCTTCCTTGAGGAGAAAGAGAAAAAGCTTGCCACGACTTCCAAACGACTGATTGAGGGGGCTGTCTTAAACCTGAAAGAGGCCCTGAGCGAAGGGGAAAGTCAAGTGATTGCGGAAAGGACGGAGCAGTTGAGGAAGATGCTGGAGAGATCGTGA
- a CDS encoding GvpL/GvpF family gas vesicle protein, translating to MATNLKDVIKTLVRQEIKMVIGEHDDLIKEMVKNSLLPELKAAVHESVCKALGDLQGEPSEIAENQPVVDLSPGLGHRTSDIRPQTTDPGNPNSALRAPHSAFGRYLYCIADSTEGGSLGNIGLEENAVYSIPYNGLSAIVHNCPARPYQSEDPEIVKGWVITHQKVVDAAWDRFGTVIPIGFDTIIQGDAALDPEETMKKWLDDDYDNLKAKMEKVRGRAEYGVQVLWDKRTAAQKMADENPEIRNLSNEIESKPRGLAYMYRQKLEGLLRNEMEKRADQYFREFYEKIIPHADDIRVEKTQKTENEEKQMLLNLSCLLPKGGSRELGDELEKIDALEDFSVRYTGPWPPYSFV from the coding sequence ATGGCGACGAACCTGAAAGATGTCATCAAAACGCTTGTACGACAAGAAATCAAGATGGTCATCGGCGAACATGACGACTTGATTAAGGAAATGGTGAAGAACTCCCTTCTCCCCGAACTCAAGGCAGCCGTTCACGAATCGGTATGCAAGGCATTAGGAGATTTGCAGGGAGAACCTTCTGAAATAGCGGAGAACCAACCCGTTGTTGATCTGTCCCCTGGTCTTGGACATAGGACATCGGACATCAGACCTCAGACCACGGACCCTGGAAATCCAAACTCCGCGCTCCGCGCTCCCCATTCCGCGTTCGGAAGGTACCTCTACTGCATTGCCGACAGCACCGAAGGTGGGAGCCTTGGCAACATAGGGTTAGAAGAAAATGCGGTCTATTCAATCCCTTATAACGGTCTCTCCGCAATCGTCCACAATTGTCCTGCCAGGCCATACCAATCAGAAGACCCGGAGATTGTGAAAGGGTGGGTCATAACCCATCAGAAGGTTGTGGATGCAGCCTGGGACAGGTTCGGAACGGTCATCCCGATCGGCTTCGACACCATCATTCAGGGGGATGCCGCGCTTGATCCGGAGGAGACTATGAAGAAATGGCTCGACGATGATTATGACAATCTGAAGGCAAAAATGGAAAAGGTCAGAGGCAGGGCCGAATACGGCGTTCAGGTCCTGTGGGATAAGAGAACGGCCGCGCAAAAAATGGCCGATGAGAATCCGGAAATTAGGAACCTGAGCAACGAAATAGAGTCAAAGCCGCGCGGCCTCGCCTATATGTACCGGCAGAAACTGGAAGGGCTGTTGCGCAACGAAATGGAGAAGCGGGCGGATCAGTATTTCAGGGAATTTTATGAAAAAATAATTCCTCATGCGGATGATATTCGTGTCGAAAAGACCCAGAAAACCGAAAATGAAGAGAAACAGATGCTCCTGAATCTATCCTGCCTGCTTCCAAAGGGAGGGAGCAGGGAATTGGGTGATGAATTGGAAAAGATCGATGCCCTTGAAGACTTTTCAGTTCGATATACAGGACCCTGGCCCCCCTATTCCTTTGTGTGA
- a CDS encoding HAMP domain-containing histidine kinase — protein sequence MKTMQALRHPQRGQVMGTRLVTPGDVASRQIPIRHVRNIRRGHLIGGMRDIGHIGWKSWEESVADMQRLWERRMHNKANRFHEAVRSAHTRLGHVQKHKDSLEAILNSVRHCLKQAGKKGSGHDSVPLLSLLSPVDVSDKDAYQMESCTAICARVIDLLFSRADKEKASIHRHAARGTPRIWMRPSQIQQVIFNLIGNALDSVKETRKKKIDVDVRRKGGFVQLTISDTGCGIPAEHRDKVFEPFYTTKPAGQGTGLDLFISRRIVEAHGGSIACESEVGKGTTIKVLLPIKKGRR from the coding sequence ATGAAAACGATGCAAGCGTTACGACACCCACAACGGGGCCAGGTCATGGGAACCCGCCTGGTCACTCCCGGCGATGTGGCGAGCCGGCAGATCCCGATTCGTCATGTACGAAACATCCGACGGGGGCACCTGATTGGCGGCATGCGGGATATCGGTCATATCGGGTGGAAATCGTGGGAAGAGTCGGTGGCCGATATGCAGCGGCTGTGGGAAAGGCGGATGCACAACAAGGCCAATCGGTTCCACGAGGCCGTGCGATCCGCCCATACACGGTTGGGTCATGTTCAGAAGCATAAGGATTCGTTGGAGGCGATTCTTAATTCCGTCAGGCACTGTCTCAAGCAGGCAGGCAAAAAAGGGAGCGGGCATGATTCCGTCCCTCTCCTGTCGCTGCTGTCGCCGGTGGATGTGTCAGACAAAGATGCTTATCAGATGGAGAGCTGCACGGCGATCTGCGCCCGTGTGATCGACCTCCTTTTCTCCCGTGCCGATAAGGAAAAGGCGTCTATTCATCGGCATGCCGCCAGAGGGACCCCTCGAATCTGGATGCGGCCCAGCCAGATTCAGCAGGTAATTTTCAATTTGATTGGCAATGCCCTGGACAGCGTAAAAGAGACCCGTAAGAAAAAGATCGATGTGGATGTGCGGCGTAAAGGCGGGTTTGTTCAATTGACCATTTCGGATACCGGTTGCGGCATCCCCGCGGAACACCGCGATAAGGTGTTCGAGCCTTTTTATACCACCAAACCCGCAGGCCAGGGAACGGGTCTGGACCTCTTCATCAGCCGCCGCATCGTCGAGGCACACGGCGGAAGCATCGCCTGTGAGAGCGAGGTCGGCAAGGGAACCACCATCAAGGTCCTGCTGCCCATAAAGAAAGGAAGGCGCTAA
- a CDS encoding GvpL/GvpF family gas vesicle protein: protein MTEAGQYIYAIIETDQDKGFGFTGIGDGNNEVYTVRHRDVGAVISDSPISQYPVTRANTMAHQKVMEEVMKQYPMLPVRFGTVAEGTDLIVEKLLKEREAEFRGILHYMRDKIELGLKAIWKDMKPVFEEIVADNSDIGRLRDRLMKRQGGPQRDQVRLGEMVKKGLEARKDLEEQALLDPLDGLWVERKLNDPFGDRMITNAAFLVERDKEAAFDLAVEKMTAQYDGRMVFKYVGPIPPCNFVEIVVNW from the coding sequence ATGACAGAAGCAGGCCAATACATTTACGCGATTATCGAAACCGATCAAGACAAGGGCTTCGGCTTCACGGGCATCGGAGATGGGAACAATGAGGTCTATACGGTCCGGCACCGGGATGTAGGCGCAGTCATCAGCGATTCTCCCATTTCTCAATATCCAGTCACCCGTGCAAATACCATGGCCCATCAGAAGGTCATGGAGGAAGTGATGAAGCAATATCCCATGCTGCCCGTTCGTTTTGGCACCGTGGCTGAGGGGACGGATCTGATTGTGGAAAAGCTCCTGAAGGAAAGGGAAGCGGAATTCAGGGGTATCCTCCATTATATGCGGGATAAGATAGAACTGGGCCTCAAGGCCATATGGAAGGATATGAAGCCTGTTTTCGAGGAGATCGTGGCTGACAACAGCGACATAGGCCGGTTGCGGGACCGGCTAATGAAGCGGCAAGGAGGGCCGCAAAGAGACCAGGTCCGTCTTGGGGAAATGGTGAAGAAGGGTCTTGAGGCGAGGAAGGATCTTGAGGAACAGGCCCTTCTCGATCCCCTTGACGGGCTGTGGGTAGAGCGAAAGCTAAACGATCCTTTTGGGGATCGGATGATCACCAACGCTGCATTTCTGGTGGAAAGGGACAAGGAAGCGGCCTTTGATCTCGCAGTGGAAAAGATGACCGCTCAGTACGACGGCAGGATGGTTTTCAAATATGTGGGGCCTATCCCTCCCTGCAATTTTGTGGAGATTGTGGTGAATTGGTGA
- a CDS encoding gas vesicle protein K: MPIDIDEKNLKHGVLGLVVALVEIIKDALKLQALKRVEGGSLTEEEIDRLGEALMDLDTAIEEMKTEQGIAESVKSVRDGLDNIVDELLDKMMGGPMSEGQDPKLNDNLLNAELGTRNAGD; encoded by the coding sequence ATGCCCATAGATATTGACGAAAAGAATCTGAAACATGGGGTCCTGGGGCTGGTCGTGGCCTTGGTGGAGATCATCAAAGACGCCCTGAAGCTCCAGGCGTTGAAGAGGGTGGAAGGGGGAAGCCTGACAGAGGAGGAGATAGACCGGTTGGGAGAGGCCCTCATGGATCTGGACACGGCCATTGAGGAGATGAAAACCGAGCAGGGGATTGCGGAATCGGTCAAGTCGGTCCGGGACGGCCTCGACAACATTGTGGATGAACTCCTGGATAAGATGATGGGCGGTCCCATGTCCGAAGGCCAGGATCCAAAATTGAATGACAACCTTTTGAACGCGGAGCTCGGAACGCGGAACGCGGGAGATTAA
- a CDS encoding gas vesicle protein GvpG yields the protein MAFILDDILFSPLKFTVWLGEKLRDAAYQEMTDESKIHEGLLQLQMRFEMDEINEDEYQEQERQLMEQLETIRKMKEEG from the coding sequence ATGGCTTTTATTTTAGACGATATTCTTTTTTCGCCCCTCAAATTCACCGTCTGGCTGGGTGAAAAACTGAGGGACGCCGCTTATCAGGAGATGACCGATGAGTCCAAGATCCATGAGGGATTGCTCCAGCTCCAGATGCGCTTTGAAATGGATGAAATCAATGAGGATGAGTATCAAGAACAGGAGCGTCAGCTCATGGAACAGCTTGAGACAATTAGAAAGATGAAGGAAGAAGGCTAA
- a CDS encoding gas vesicle protein, with product MTPQRNTNGTLTDLLDRVLDKGLLIHADVIVSVAGIPLIGVNLRAALAGMETMLKYGIMQAWDEKTRAWERENRKNKKDALMAGEKVLLKMLGALYSKEGIYTAWRYACFYLTDERLLLYHQDFNKILFEVPLSKIRGLMVRVGDRVRDERVKDELCLLLEGEDVRRLTALDVRQLKEAIENRMEEAGLRPQGPLTLPPVEEYAEGEETETCPQCGKRALIKELLQEGCGACGWISPVKRAEGIEALT from the coding sequence ATGACCCCTCAACGCAACACAAATGGAACCCTGACAGACCTCCTTGACCGGGTCCTGGACAAGGGCCTGTTGATCCATGCCGATGTGATTGTTTCAGTGGCGGGCATCCCGTTGATCGGCGTCAACCTGAGGGCGGCCCTGGCCGGGATGGAGACCATGCTCAAATACGGGATCATGCAGGCATGGGACGAAAAGACCAGGGCATGGGAAAGGGAAAACAGAAAGAACAAGAAGGATGCCTTGATGGCGGGGGAAAAGGTGCTCCTTAAGATGCTGGGGGCGCTCTATTCAAAAGAGGGAATCTACACGGCCTGGAGATACGCCTGTTTCTATTTGACTGACGAGAGGTTGCTCCTTTATCATCAGGATTTCAATAAGATACTTTTTGAAGTCCCCCTGAGCAAGATCCGGGGCCTGATGGTCAGGGTTGGGGATCGGGTTCGCGATGAACGGGTGAAGGATGAACTGTGTCTCCTGCTTGAAGGAGAAGACGTGCGCAGGCTGACTGCGCTGGATGTCCGTCAACTGAAAGAGGCTATAGAAAACAGGATGGAAGAAGCAGGGCTTCGTCCTCAAGGACCTCTGACGCTGCCCCCTGTTGAAGAATATGCCGAAGGAGAAGAAACAGAGACCTGCCCCCAATGTGGAAAACGGGCCTTGATAAAGGAGCTGTTGCAGGAGGGGTGTGGGGCGTGCGGCTGGATCAGCCCGGTTAAGAGGGCTGAAGGAATCGAAGCGTTGACATGA